A stretch of the uncultured Desulfobacter sp. genome encodes the following:
- the cobI gene encoding precorrin-2 C(20)-methyltransferase: MTQGILYGIGVGPGDPDFITLKAVDILSKVDMVFAASAARNSHSLAAKIVKPHLKASVPIQRLPFPMTRDKQAREAAWQENANAVIKVLEDGKNAAFITLGDCMIYSTYGYLIKYIRKLAPHIEICSIPGITSYQAAAARINTPLVEGEESMTLLSGVMGGDKFRQISNHADNVVFLKAYKNAGDIAKALDEAGMAQNSVGIVKCGLEGEQIINNVNAFQEKKPDYWTLIIAKKSGHCVES, encoded by the coding sequence ATGACCCAAGGCATTTTGTACGGAATTGGTGTGGGGCCCGGTGACCCCGATTTTATTACCTTAAAAGCCGTTGATATTTTAAGTAAGGTGGACATGGTATTTGCCGCATCTGCAGCAAGAAATTCCCACAGTCTGGCGGCAAAGATCGTCAAACCCCATTTAAAGGCGTCTGTGCCCATTCAAAGGCTGCCATTCCCCATGACCCGGGATAAGCAGGCCAGGGAAGCGGCGTGGCAGGAGAATGCCAACGCTGTTATTAAGGTCCTTGAGGATGGCAAAAATGCTGCTTTTATCACCCTTGGGGATTGCATGATCTACTCCACCTACGGGTACCTGATTAAATATATCCGGAAACTTGCCCCGCATATAGAGATATGTTCTATTCCGGGTATTACTTCCTATCAGGCGGCAGCGGCCCGCATCAATACGCCTTTGGTGGAAGGCGAGGAGTCCATGACCCTTTTGTCCGGTGTCATGGGCGGGGATAAGTTCCGGCAGATCAGCAACCATGCGGACAATGTGGTTTTCCTTAAGGCTTATAAAAATGCCGGTGACATCGCAAAGGCCCTGGATGAGGCCGGCATGGCTCAAAATAGTGTGGGGATTGTCAAATGCGGGCTTGAGGGAGAGCAGATTATCAACAATGTGAATGCATTTCAGGAGAAAAAACCCGATTACTGGACCCTGATTATAGCCAAAAAAAGCGGGCATTGCGTTGAATCCTAG
- a CDS encoding precorrin-8X methylmutase, whose translation MKPHEIEAKSFAIIDAEAGHHNFGADEWKIVRRMIHTTADFEYMQMVRISSNAVAAGVKAIRDGCTVVTDTNMAKTGIQSGLLAKFGSRCECLMADPQVAAKAKERGETRAHVAVEEAVHMMENGIYVVGNAPTALLCLLEIIRKNQANPALVVGLPVGFVNAAESKSALIETNTPYISNVGRKGGSNVAASVINALALIAGERG comes from the coding sequence ATGAAGCCCCATGAAATTGAAGCCAAAAGTTTTGCCATCATTGACGCCGAGGCAGGGCACCACAATTTTGGTGCGGATGAGTGGAAAATTGTGCGGCGCATGATTCATACCACAGCGGATTTTGAATATATGCAGATGGTCAGGATATCAAGCAATGCAGTGGCGGCCGGTGTCAAAGCGATTCGTGACGGATGCACCGTGGTTACGGACACCAATATGGCAAAAACCGGTATCCAAAGCGGGCTTCTGGCAAAATTCGGCAGCAGGTGTGAATGCCTCATGGCAGATCCCCAGGTGGCGGCCAAGGCAAAGGAAAGGGGCGAGACCCGGGCCCATGTGGCGGTGGAAGAGGCCGTACACATGATGGAAAACGGTATTTATGTGGTGGGCAACGCTCCTACCGCTTTGCTTTGCCTGCTGGAGATAATCAGAAAAAATCAGGCGAATCCGGCGCTTGTTGTGGGGCTTCCCGTGGGATTCGTCAATGCGGCGGAATCCAAATCCGCCTTAATCGAAACCAACACGCCTTATATTTCAAATGTGGGCCGCAAAGGTGGCTCCAATGTAGCGGCAAGTGTAATTAATGCGCTGGCATTAATTGCCGGTGAAAGGGGGTAA
- a CDS encoding cobyrinate a,c-diamide synthase — protein MKGIVVAGVSSGCGKTTITLGLMAAFKRRGLRVAPFKAGPDFIDPGHHTTITGIAGRNLDGWMLKKQTNLDIFRQNTSQTDIAVVEGVMGVFDGYDGRSEAGSTAQMAKWLDLPVLLVVDARSMARSAGALVQGFENFDPDLKFAGVLFNKVGSTVHLDYLTQALEGNVKMPCLGGVGRNPDIEIPSRHLGLFTSDDHGLGRRMQNALADLVENCMDLDALLDRLPFVPLDTPVLPEKKPAFVRIAVARDAAFCFYYPENIELLEQAGAQIVYFSPLSEIRLPDNIDGLYLGGGYPELHAVTLAQNTGFRQAVAMACKNNMPIYAECGGFMTLCRTLEDLNGKCHDMVGCFGFTCRMSKKLRALGYREITLNCDTILGPKGLTARGHEFHYSGIDDHDEKTVYNVSDRSGGNRVVPGFEKNRTLGSYLHLHFKSNPDVPKHFVQACFQYQNERKRFRK, from the coding sequence GGTTGCCGGTGTTTCTTCCGGATGCGGAAAAACTACGATAACTCTGGGACTGATGGCGGCATTCAAGCGTCGTGGACTGCGCGTTGCCCCCTTTAAGGCCGGGCCGGATTTTATTGATCCGGGGCACCACACCACCATTACAGGGATTGCCGGCCGTAACCTGGACGGGTGGATGCTTAAAAAACAGACCAATCTGGACATTTTCAGGCAAAACACAAGCCAAACCGATATTGCTGTGGTGGAAGGGGTGATGGGGGTGTTTGACGGGTATGACGGCAGGAGCGAGGCCGGTTCCACGGCTCAGATGGCGAAATGGCTGGATCTGCCCGTGCTGCTGGTGGTGGATGCCCGGAGCATGGCCCGCAGCGCCGGGGCCCTGGTCCAGGGATTTGAAAATTTTGACCCGGACTTAAAATTTGCAGGTGTGTTGTTCAATAAGGTGGGCAGCACCGTCCATTTGGACTATCTGACCCAGGCTCTGGAAGGCAATGTGAAAATGCCGTGCCTGGGCGGGGTGGGCCGGAACCCGGATATTGAAATCCCTTCCCGGCATCTGGGCCTTTTTACCAGTGACGACCATGGCCTTGGCCGCCGGATGCAAAATGCCCTGGCCGATTTGGTAGAAAATTGCATGGACCTTGATGCGCTCCTGGATAGGCTGCCTTTTGTTCCTTTGGATACGCCCGTCCTCCCTGAAAAAAAGCCGGCGTTTGTGCGCATTGCCGTGGCCCGGGATGCCGCATTCTGTTTCTATTATCCTGAAAATATAGAACTGCTTGAACAGGCCGGGGCGCAGATTGTTTATTTTTCTCCGCTTTCAGAAATCCGTTTGCCGGACAACATAGACGGCCTCTATCTGGGTGGCGGATACCCGGAACTGCATGCAGTAACCCTTGCCCAAAATACAGGATTCCGGCAGGCGGTTGCTATGGCCTGCAAAAATAATATGCCCATTTATGCCGAGTGCGGCGGGTTCATGACCCTGTGCCGCACCTTGGAAGATTTAAACGGGAAATGCCACGACATGGTGGGGTGTTTCGGTTTTACCTGTCGCATGTCCAAAAAATTGCGGGCCCTTGGATACCGGGAAATTACGCTGAATTGTGACACGATCCTGGGACCGAAAGGTCTTACCGCCCGGGGGCATGAGTTTCATTATTCGGGCATAGATGACCATGATGAGAAAACGGTGTATAATGTAAGTGACCGAAGCGGCGGTAACCGTGTCGTCCCCGGGTTTGAAAAGAACCGGACCCTTGGCAGCTACCTGCACCTGCATTTTAAGAGTAACCCGGATGTGCCCAAGCATTTTGTGCAGGCATGTTTTCAATATCAGAACGAAAGGAAAAGGTTTCGTAAATGA